One genomic window of Candidatus Stygibacter australis includes the following:
- a CDS encoding ABC transporter substrate-binding protein has translation MKKIFILVLLSLVLFSGCTKQKKADASGKVEVVFWHAMGGPLGDALAKLIDEFNDTHADIHINGIAMGNYTALSQKIMAAVQTGNQPDISQVYESWTSNMMEGDVLRPVADFIAEDETFGDEDLADFYPVFIKCNTIDGQLVSFPFNKSVRVMYYNKDILFQNNMDPNKPPRNWSEFREMCRNLTVDIDGDGVPDRYGTTIKINAWQFENLLLQAGGEIMDVESSKPLFNSPAGVEALKYLTGILNEDKTAYLSPGYDGQNDFLASKVVFYEDSSVSIAYMRNIGIDFNLGISSVPIKETSRNLISGTNVAIFKSEDKRVELAAWEFVKWFTSAEITAKWSEYTYYMPVRRSAFQQPNIKKRLLTNPEIKSVYDQLEYATYEPQISEWFETRKYLEDQVIEKVLRGTSTPKAALDKAAKKLTEMLAKK, from the coding sequence ATGAAAAAGATATTTATATTAGTATTATTAAGTCTGGTACTCTTTTCTGGATGTACTAAACAAAAAAAAGCTGATGCATCAGGCAAAGTTGAAGTTGTTTTCTGGCATGCTATGGGTGGACCTTTGGGTGATGCCCTGGCAAAATTGATCGATGAATTTAATGATACTCATGCAGATATTCACATAAATGGCATTGCTATGGGTAATTATACAGCGCTTTCGCAAAAGATCATGGCAGCAGTGCAAACTGGTAATCAGCCGGACATCAGTCAGGTATATGAATCCTGGACTTCCAATATGATGGAAGGTGACGTCTTGCGACCAGTGGCAGATTTTATTGCTGAAGATGAAACTTTTGGTGATGAGGATCTGGCAGATTTTTATCCCGTATTTATCAAATGCAATACAATTGATGGACAGCTTGTCAGCTTTCCTTTCAATAAATCAGTAAGAGTGATGTATTATAATAAGGACATACTCTTTCAAAATAATATGGATCCAAATAAACCACCCAGAAACTGGTCGGAGTTCCGGGAAATGTGCCGAAATCTGACAGTTGATATTGATGGAGATGGAGTTCCTGACAGGTATGGCACAACGATCAAGATCAATGCCTGGCAGTTTGAAAATCTGCTGCTCCAGGCTGGTGGTGAGATCATGGATGTAGAGAGCAGTAAACCTTTATTCAATAGTCCGGCTGGGGTGGAAGCACTCAAATATTTAACCGGCATTTTAAATGAAGATAAGACAGCTTATCTCTCACCTGGTTACGATGGACAGAATGACTTCCTGGCAAGCAAAGTGGTATTTTATGAAGATTCCAGTGTATCAATTGCCTATATGAGGAATATTGGTATAGATTTTAACCTGGGGATCAGCTCTGTTCCCATCAAGGAAACCAGCAGAAATCTGATCAGCGGTACGAATGTGGCTATCTTTAAATCAGAAGATAAACGTGTGGAACTTGCTGCCTGGGAGTTTGTTAAATGGTTTACTTCTGCAGAGATAACTGCCAAGTGGAGTGAATACACGTATTATATGCCGGTTCGCAGAAGCGCATTCCAGCAGCCTAATATCAAGAAAAGACTGCTGACCAATCCGGAAATTAAATCCGTGTATGATCAACTGGAATATGCTACCTATGAACCCCAGATATCTGAATGGTTTGAAACCCGTAAGTATCTGGAAGACCAGGTGATAGAAAAAGTACTGCGAGGTACCAGCACTCCCAAAGCTGCGCTTGATAAAGCGGCAAAGAAATTAACAGAGATGCTGGCAAAAAAATAA